A single window of Streptomyces xanthii DNA harbors:
- a CDS encoding SACE_7040 family transcriptional regulator: protein MATRTDAPTRREQILKEAARLFAERGFHGVGVDEIGAAVGISGPGLYRHFAGKDAMLAELLVGISGQLLTGGKHRVAEAGQGPDALLDSLIEGHIDFALDDRDLITLHDRELDRLRDTDRKLVRQLQRQYVELWVEAVRKVYPELAEPHARVAVHAVFGLLNSTPHLSRPGSLPGRDATAAMLHKLARGAFAAAAQ from the coding sequence ATGGCCACCAGAACCGACGCCCCCACGCGGCGCGAGCAGATCCTCAAGGAGGCCGCGCGGCTCTTCGCCGAGCGGGGTTTCCACGGCGTGGGGGTCGATGAGATAGGCGCCGCCGTCGGCATCAGCGGACCCGGCCTGTACCGGCACTTCGCGGGCAAGGACGCGATGCTCGCCGAGCTGCTCGTCGGCATCAGCGGGCAGCTGCTCACCGGCGGCAAGCACCGGGTCGCCGAGGCGGGCCAGGGACCCGACGCGCTGCTCGACTCGCTGATCGAGGGGCACATCGACTTCGCGCTCGACGACCGCGACCTGATCACGCTGCACGACCGCGAGCTCGACCGGCTGCGCGACACCGACCGCAAGCTGGTGCGCCAGCTCCAGCGCCAGTACGTGGAGCTGTGGGTGGAGGCGGTGCGCAAGGTCTACCCGGAGCTCGCCGAGCCTCACGCGCGCGTGGCGGTGCACGCGGTCTTCGGGCTGCTGAACTCGACGCCGCACCTGAGCCGCCCGGGTTCGCTGCCCGGGCGTGACGCGACGGCGGCCATGCTGCACAAGCTGGCGCGCGGAGCGTTCGCCGCTGCCGCACAGTGA
- a CDS encoding acyl-CoA dehydrogenase family protein, translating to MRRTVFNEDHEAFRETLRAFIEAEVVPHYDEWFQDGIVPRELYGKMAELGLFGINVPEEYDGAGMDTHKFEAIQYEETARAGVSFGGSGVHVLLALPYIKMLATDEQKKRYLPNFVSGEEMWALAMTEPGTGSDVAGMKTTAKLSEDGTHYVLNGAKTFITGGVHADRVIVCARTAAPTAEDRRFGISLFAVDTKSEGYSIGRKLDKLGLRTSDTAELAFVDVKVPAEDLLGEENKGFGYLGTNLASERWGIAYGAYAQAQAAVNFAKQYVQERTVFGKPVATFQNTKFELAACQAEVDAAQAVADRALEALDAGELTAAEAASAKLFCTEVAHRVIDRCLQLHGGYGFMNEYPIARLYADNRVNRIYGGTSEVMKMIIAKNMGL from the coding sequence GTGCGCCGTACCGTTTTCAATGAGGACCACGAGGCGTTCCGGGAGACCCTGCGCGCCTTCATCGAGGCCGAGGTCGTCCCGCACTACGACGAGTGGTTCCAGGACGGCATCGTCCCGCGCGAGCTCTACGGCAAGATGGCCGAGCTCGGCCTGTTCGGGATCAACGTGCCGGAGGAGTACGACGGCGCGGGCATGGACACCCACAAGTTCGAGGCCATCCAGTACGAGGAGACCGCCCGCGCGGGCGTCTCCTTCGGCGGCTCCGGCGTGCACGTGCTGCTCGCCCTGCCGTACATCAAGATGCTCGCCACCGACGAGCAGAAGAAGCGCTACCTGCCGAACTTCGTCTCCGGCGAGGAGATGTGGGCCCTCGCGATGACCGAGCCGGGCACCGGCTCCGACGTCGCGGGCATGAAGACCACCGCCAAGCTCTCCGAGGACGGCACGCACTACGTCCTCAACGGCGCCAAGACCTTCATCACCGGCGGCGTCCACGCCGACCGCGTCATCGTCTGCGCCCGCACCGCCGCGCCGACCGCCGAGGACCGCCGCTTCGGCATCTCCCTCTTCGCCGTCGACACCAAGTCCGAGGGCTACTCGATCGGCCGCAAGCTCGACAAGCTCGGCCTGCGCACCTCCGACACCGCCGAGCTGGCCTTCGTCGACGTGAAGGTCCCCGCCGAGGACCTCCTGGGCGAGGAGAACAAGGGCTTCGGCTACCTCGGCACGAACCTCGCCTCCGAGCGCTGGGGCATCGCCTACGGCGCGTACGCGCAGGCCCAGGCCGCCGTGAACTTCGCCAAGCAGTACGTGCAGGAGCGCACCGTCTTCGGCAAGCCGGTCGCCACGTTCCAGAACACGAAGTTCGAGCTGGCCGCCTGCCAGGCCGAGGTGGACGCCGCGCAGGCCGTCGCCGACCGCGCCCTGGAGGCCCTCGACGCCGGCGAGCTGACCGCCGCCGAGGCCGCGTCCGCGAAGCTGTTCTGCACCGAGGTCGCCCACCGCGTCATCGACCGCTGCCTCCAGCTGCACGGCGGCTACGGGTTCATGAACGAGTACCCGATCGCCCGCCTGTACGCGGACAACCGTGTGAACCGCATCTACGGCGGCACCAGCGAGGTCATGAAGATGATCATCGCGAAGAACATGGGTCTGTAA
- a CDS encoding acyl-CoA thioesterase: protein MHQALKDLLDLLDLEQIEEDMFRGQSRSAVVPRVFGGQVAAQALVAAGRTVPADRLAHSLHAYFLVAGDPGAPIVYTVDRIRDGRSFTTRRVVAVQHGRPIFHLSASFQTYEEGLDHQAPMPPAPDPESLPTAAELLPRYADSVLSPDVVARMLEAREAVDLRYVDAPPFAFVGKPQPPRSQVWFKAGGKLADDPLLHVCLATYVSDMTLLDSVLLAHGRGGWAVGDVVGASLDHAMWFHRPFRADEWLLYDQESPSASGGRGLGQARIYTQDGHLAITVIQEGVVRVPR from the coding sequence ATGCATCAGGCACTCAAGGACCTCCTCGATCTGCTCGACCTCGAGCAGATCGAGGAGGACATGTTCCGCGGCCAGTCCCGGTCCGCCGTCGTCCCGCGTGTCTTCGGCGGACAGGTGGCGGCCCAGGCGCTGGTCGCCGCCGGGCGCACCGTCCCGGCCGACCGGCTCGCCCACTCCCTGCACGCCTACTTCCTCGTGGCGGGGGACCCGGGCGCCCCGATCGTCTACACGGTCGACCGGATCCGCGACGGCCGCTCCTTCACCACGCGCCGCGTCGTCGCCGTCCAGCACGGCCGGCCGATCTTCCACCTCTCCGCGTCCTTCCAGACGTACGAGGAGGGGCTCGACCACCAGGCGCCGATGCCGCCCGCGCCGGACCCCGAGTCGCTGCCCACGGCCGCCGAGCTGCTCCCGCGCTACGCGGACTCCGTGCTCTCGCCCGACGTGGTCGCCCGGATGCTGGAGGCCCGCGAGGCCGTCGACCTGCGCTACGTCGACGCGCCGCCGTTCGCCTTCGTCGGCAAGCCGCAGCCGCCGCGCTCCCAGGTCTGGTTCAAGGCCGGCGGCAAACTCGCCGACGACCCGCTGCTCCACGTCTGCCTCGCCACGTACGTGTCCGACATGACGCTGCTCGACTCCGTGCTCCTCGCGCACGGGCGCGGCGGCTGGGCCGTCGGGGACGTCGTCGGCGCCTCGCTCGACCACGCCATGTGGTTCCACCGGCCGTTCCGCGCCGACGAGTGGCTGCTCTACGACCAGGAGTCGCCCTCCGCGTCCGGCGGGCGCGGCCTCGGCCAGGCCCGGATCTACACCCAGGACGGGCACCTCGCGATCACCGTGATCCAGGAGGGCGTCGTTCGCGTCCCGCGCTGA
- a CDS encoding cation diffusion facilitator family transporter: MSDVRAEQASTTEEPAGGESVFTVIVAAAANLGIALAKAVAGVISGSSAMLSEAAHSFADTVTELLLLTSLKRSEKPADEEHPLGYGGERYVWALLAAVATFVGGAVFSLYDGIHTLVAGEDLGDPLVSYLVLAVAFVLEGFSLRTALRQARGEAARTGAPLRRYLRRTPDTAVKAVVLEDSAALAGLLFAAGGLLGGQLTGSGVWDGIASLCIGGLLLWVAWVLGRSNAELLVGRPLPQRVRAEIRELLLGVEHVEAVLELTTLVQGPREALVAAKVDFRDASTAAQIEWACEDAARRLRERFPSVRRVYLDPTPGFAQRRSEGLNPW, translated from the coding sequence ATGAGCGACGTACGGGCGGAGCAGGCGAGCACCACCGAGGAGCCGGCGGGCGGCGAGAGCGTCTTCACCGTGATCGTCGCCGCGGCCGCCAATCTGGGCATCGCCCTCGCCAAGGCCGTGGCCGGTGTCATCAGCGGATCGAGCGCGATGCTCTCCGAGGCCGCGCACTCCTTCGCCGACACCGTCACCGAGCTCCTCCTGCTCACCTCGCTCAAGCGCAGCGAGAAGCCCGCCGACGAGGAGCACCCGCTCGGCTACGGCGGGGAGCGCTATGTGTGGGCGTTGCTCGCGGCCGTCGCCACCTTCGTCGGCGGCGCCGTCTTCTCCCTCTACGACGGCATCCACACCCTGGTCGCGGGCGAGGACCTCGGCGACCCCCTCGTCTCCTATCTCGTCCTCGCCGTCGCCTTCGTCCTGGAGGGCTTCTCGCTGCGGACCGCGCTGCGGCAGGCGCGCGGCGAGGCGGCCCGGACCGGGGCGCCGCTGCGACGGTATCTGCGGCGCACGCCCGACACCGCCGTGAAGGCCGTCGTCCTGGAGGACAGCGCGGCGCTCGCCGGTCTGCTGTTCGCGGCGGGCGGCCTGCTGGGCGGGCAGCTCACCGGTTCGGGCGTGTGGGACGGCATCGCCTCGCTGTGCATCGGCGGGCTGCTGCTGTGGGTGGCCTGGGTGCTCGGGCGGTCCAACGCGGAGCTGCTCGTCGGGCGGCCGCTGCCCCAGCGGGTCCGCGCCGAGATCCGTGAACTGCTGCTCGGCGTCGAGCACGTCGAGGCCGTCCTCGAACTGACCACGCTGGTCCAGGGGCCCCGCGAGGCCCTCGTCGCCGCGAAGGTCGACTTCCGGGACGCGTCCACCGCCGCCCAGATCGAGTGGGCCTGCGAGGACGCGGCCCGGCGGCTGCGCGAGCGGTTCCCGTCCGTGCGGCGCGTGTACCTCGACCCGACGCCGGGGTTCGCCCAGCGCCGCTCCGAGGGACTCAATCCCTGGTGA
- a CDS encoding TetR/AcrR family transcriptional regulator, with protein sequence MVMGTGTGAGTDERRERILRAAAEVLAERGFDAGRLRDVATVAGLSIGSLQHYFETRDALFREAFAWSIDELVDRWRAASVDAPTAWRRFELLVQALTTDPGLTRRCATWTEFCASAARREELREGVRRVHDEWRALISGIVRDGVRDGEFRPPVPEATAIGSLVVLVDGLDMAVAAGSGLTAEQYAELLVGTARAVLGVSG encoded by the coding sequence ATGGTCATGGGGACGGGCACAGGTGCGGGCACGGACGAACGGCGTGAGCGGATTCTGCGGGCGGCCGCCGAGGTCCTGGCCGAGCGGGGCTTCGACGCCGGGCGGCTACGGGACGTGGCCACCGTCGCCGGGCTGTCCATCGGCTCGCTCCAGCACTACTTCGAGACCCGGGACGCCCTGTTCCGCGAGGCCTTCGCCTGGTCCATCGACGAGCTCGTCGACCGCTGGCGGGCCGCGTCCGTCGACGCCCCGACCGCCTGGCGGCGCTTCGAGCTCCTCGTCCAGGCCCTCACCACCGACCCCGGACTCACCCGGCGCTGCGCCACCTGGACCGAGTTCTGCGCCAGCGCCGCGCGCCGCGAGGAACTGCGCGAGGGCGTGCGCCGGGTGCACGACGAATGGCGGGCGCTGATCTCCGGGATCGTCCGGGACGGCGTGCGCGACGGCGAGTTCCGCCCGCCCGTGCCCGAGGCCACCGCCATCGGCTCGCTCGTGGTCCTCGTCGACGGGCTCGACATGGCCGTCGCCGCGGGCTCCGGGCTCACCGCCGAGCAGTACGCCGAACTGCTCGTCGGCACCGCGCGCGCCGTCCTCGGCGTCTCCGGCTGA
- a CDS encoding oxidoreductase, with the protein MAEFPHLFSPLRIGPVTVRNRILSSGHDTVLVEDGAVTDALVAYHEARAAGGAGLIVLQVSGVHPSARYTTHVLMATDDDCVPGYARLAETVHRHGTRIFGQLFHPGREILESADGSAPVAWAPSATPSERFHVMPRAMTEAEIEEVLDGYGQAARRLCAAGLDGAEVVASHGYLPAQFLNPKVNVRTDGWGGDGAGRLRFLREALRRARAAAGPDFVVGLRISGDELSHDGLDTALVLETVAALDAEGLVDYVSVCAGSSASLSGAQHIAPPMFHEAGYVAPLAAKVKAVTGVPVMVAGRVNQPQEAEQIVAAGQADACAMTRALICDPELPAKAEQGRSEEIRACIGCNQACIGHFQLGYPISCIQHPETGRELRFGTLPLLTRRKRVLVVGGGPGGLKAAAVAAARGHDVELHEAARRVGGQVLLAQLLPERAEFGGAVTNLEGEARRAGVRITVDAPVDAAVLDALAPDAVVLATGARPRRPHLELLDDPVVLDAWQVIQGAAVPRGRIVVADWRGDWIGLGVALQLAGQGRKVTLCVTGFAAGEHLQQYVRSALLARAARARIDIVPNVRLYGADSDTVYLQHTLTEEPVLLEGVAGVVLAQGHEPVDEFAPEGEHVVAVGDRVAPRTVEEAVLDGLTVGAAL; encoded by the coding sequence ATGGCAGAGTTCCCGCACCTGTTCAGTCCACTGCGGATCGGTCCGGTGACCGTACGCAACCGCATCCTGTCCTCGGGGCACGACACCGTGCTCGTCGAGGACGGGGCCGTCACCGACGCGCTGGTCGCCTACCACGAGGCGCGGGCCGCGGGCGGCGCCGGACTCATCGTCCTCCAGGTCTCCGGAGTGCACCCCTCCGCCCGCTACACCACCCATGTCCTCATGGCCACGGACGACGACTGCGTCCCCGGCTACGCCCGGCTCGCCGAGACCGTGCACCGGCACGGCACCCGGATCTTCGGCCAGCTCTTCCACCCCGGGCGCGAGATCCTGGAGTCCGCCGACGGCAGCGCGCCCGTCGCGTGGGCGCCCTCGGCGACACCCAGCGAACGGTTCCACGTCATGCCGCGCGCCATGACCGAGGCCGAGATCGAGGAGGTCCTCGACGGGTACGGGCAGGCGGCCCGGCGGCTGTGCGCGGCCGGGCTCGACGGGGCCGAGGTCGTCGCCAGCCACGGCTACCTCCCGGCCCAGTTCCTCAACCCGAAGGTGAACGTACGCACCGACGGCTGGGGCGGTGACGGCGCGGGCCGGCTGCGGTTCCTGCGCGAGGCGCTGCGCCGGGCGCGGGCGGCGGCCGGCCCGGACTTCGTCGTCGGCCTGCGCATATCGGGGGACGAACTGAGCCACGACGGGCTCGACACCGCACTCGTCCTGGAGACCGTCGCCGCGCTCGACGCCGAAGGGCTCGTCGACTACGTGTCCGTGTGCGCGGGCAGTTCGGCCAGCCTCTCCGGCGCCCAGCACATCGCGCCGCCCATGTTCCACGAGGCCGGGTACGTGGCGCCGCTCGCCGCGAAGGTGAAGGCCGTCACCGGGGTGCCCGTGATGGTCGCCGGGCGGGTCAACCAGCCGCAGGAGGCCGAGCAGATCGTCGCCGCCGGTCAGGCCGACGCCTGCGCCATGACCCGCGCCCTCATCTGCGACCCCGAACTCCCCGCCAAGGCCGAACAGGGCCGCTCCGAGGAGATCCGCGCCTGCATCGGCTGCAACCAGGCCTGCATCGGGCACTTCCAGCTCGGCTACCCGATCTCCTGCATCCAGCACCCCGAGACCGGCCGCGAACTCCGCTTCGGCACCCTGCCGTTGCTCACCCGGCGCAAGCGGGTCCTCGTCGTCGGCGGCGGACCCGGCGGTCTCAAGGCCGCCGCCGTCGCCGCCGCACGCGGACACGACGTGGAACTGCACGAGGCCGCGCGACGGGTCGGCGGGCAAGTGCTGCTCGCGCAACTCCTGCCCGAACGGGCCGAGTTCGGCGGCGCCGTCACCAATCTGGAGGGGGAGGCACGGCGGGCCGGCGTACGGATCACGGTCGACGCGCCGGTCGACGCCGCCGTCCTCGACGCGCTCGCGCCCGACGCCGTCGTCCTCGCCACCGGGGCCCGGCCGCGCCGGCCGCACCTCGAACTGCTCGACGATCCCGTGGTGCTGGACGCCTGGCAGGTGATCCAGGGGGCGGCCGTGCCGCGCGGGCGGATCGTCGTCGCGGACTGGCGCGGCGACTGGATCGGGCTCGGCGTCGCCCTCCAACTCGCCGGCCAGGGACGGAAGGTGACCCTGTGCGTCACCGGCTTCGCCGCCGGGGAGCACCTCCAGCAGTACGTACGCTCCGCCCTGCTCGCGCGCGCCGCGCGGGCCCGCATCGACATCGTCCCCAACGTGCGCCTCTACGGAGCCGACAGCGACACCGTCTACCTCCAGCACACGCTCACGGAGGAACCCGTGCTGCTCGAAGGCGTCGCCGGGGTCGTGCTCGCCCAGGGACACGAGCCGGTCGACGAGTTCGCCCCCGAAGGGGAGCACGTCGTCGCCGTCGGGGACCGGGTCGCGCCGCGCACCGTCGAGGAGGCTGTCCTCGACGGGCTCACCGTGGGCGCGGCGCTGTGA
- a CDS encoding phosphatase produces MPIPGIPSDTPSRAALTAHLVRTRIAGDVATPRENNLSHYRKLANGDRHFWLGLELGDRWSDEQDVLAVMAERCGVVDDPEHRYGQDTIDPELTVDALERMAARLHKAAEDRQRVLFATGHPGGLLDVHRATAAALRAAGCEIMVIPEGLATEEGMVFQFADVAVLERGATLWHTHSPDPMTRILDGLEREGRPLPDLVVADHGWAGCAAQRGLDSVGYADCNDPALFVGEAEGTMQVTVPLDDHVTSPRHYDPMTAYLLSAAGLLDD; encoded by the coding sequence ATGCCGATACCCGGGATCCCCAGCGATACACCCAGCCGTGCCGCCCTGACCGCCCACCTCGTCCGGACCCGCATCGCCGGCGACGTGGCCACGCCACGGGAGAACAACCTCTCCCACTACCGCAAGCTGGCGAACGGCGACCGCCACTTCTGGCTGGGGCTGGAGCTGGGCGACCGCTGGAGCGACGAGCAGGACGTCCTCGCGGTGATGGCGGAGCGCTGCGGCGTCGTGGACGACCCGGAGCACCGCTACGGCCAGGACACGATCGACCCGGAGCTGACGGTCGACGCGCTGGAGCGCATGGCGGCCCGCCTGCACAAGGCGGCGGAGGACCGCCAGCGTGTGCTGTTCGCGACGGGCCACCCCGGCGGCCTGCTCGACGTGCACCGCGCGACGGCCGCGGCCCTGCGCGCGGCGGGCTGCGAGATCATGGTGATCCCCGAGGGCCTGGCCACGGAGGAGGGCATGGTCTTCCAGTTCGCGGACGTCGCGGTGCTGGAGCGCGGCGCGACGCTGTGGCACACCCACTCCCCCGACCCGATGACCCGCATCCTGGACGGCCTGGAGCGCGAGGGCCGCCCGCTGCCCGACCTGGTCGTGGCCGACCACGGCTGGGCGGGCTGCGCGGCCCAGCGCGGCCTCGACTCGGTGGGCTACGCGGACTGCAACGACCCGGCGCTGTTCGTCGGCGAGGCCGAGGGCACGATGCAGGTGACGGTCCCGCTGGACGACCACGTCACGAGCCCGCGCCACTACGACCCGATGACGGCGTACCTGCTCAGCGCGGCCGGCCTGCTGGACGACTGA
- a CDS encoding PucR family transcriptional regulator: protein MPAPPTSGVPLAALLARADLGLRQIAGPDAADVLVHGAHTSELPDPRPYLLGGELLLTAGVQAGEDAFDSSTSFDTYAARVVAGGAVALGFGVAPVHDTVPPGLVAACDAHGLPLVEVPPDITFSGIARAVWELMAQARHAELRRVTEAQQALASAAARPDPVRAVLGRLAQRTGGYAVAVTADGAELESAGPRPPGRAAAALSALTDVVRPRTSRLLPAPASAADTVGELHLSAYALSGGGALGLASPSRASGDHTIAGAAVVLLSLLAGAHRSADDTQRTAALVGLLLGAERDGTAAGLLGPGRWKVVHAWANGASSPAPDLATPLVATDGSLTRALVPADQDISPCEGCALGVSAAVSPGDLPLADAQAASALARARATRSPLAHHRPDGAAPPALAPLLPHPALLETLRTWLSVHGSWENTAVTLDIHRNTVRQRVARCADLLNADLNDPDVRMELWFALRHL from the coding sequence GTGCCCGCTCCCCCCACCTCGGGCGTTCCGCTCGCCGCGCTGCTCGCCCGCGCCGACCTGGGGCTTCGCCAGATCGCGGGCCCCGACGCCGCCGATGTCCTGGTGCACGGCGCGCACACCTCGGAGCTGCCCGATCCGCGGCCGTACCTGCTCGGCGGTGAGCTGCTTCTCACAGCCGGAGTGCAGGCCGGCGAGGACGCCTTCGACTCGTCCACGAGCTTCGACACGTACGCGGCGCGGGTCGTCGCCGGCGGGGCCGTCGCCCTGGGCTTCGGTGTCGCACCGGTCCACGACACGGTGCCGCCCGGGCTCGTCGCGGCGTGCGACGCGCACGGGCTGCCGCTGGTGGAGGTTCCGCCGGACATCACGTTCAGCGGGATCGCGCGGGCCGTGTGGGAGCTGATGGCGCAGGCCCGGCACGCCGAACTGCGCCGGGTCACCGAGGCGCAGCAGGCGCTGGCCTCCGCGGCCGCGCGGCCCGATCCCGTGCGGGCGGTGCTCGGCCGGCTCGCCCAGCGGACCGGGGGCTACGCGGTGGCCGTCACCGCGGACGGGGCGGAACTGGAGAGCGCCGGGCCGCGGCCGCCCGGTCGGGCCGCCGCCGCGCTGTCCGCCCTCACCGACGTGGTGCGGCCGCGCACCAGCCGGCTGCTGCCCGCGCCCGCGTCCGCCGCGGACACCGTCGGGGAGCTGCACCTCTCGGCGTACGCGCTGAGCGGGGGCGGGGCGCTCGGACTCGCGTCGCCCTCGCGCGCGTCCGGCGACCACACGATCGCCGGGGCCGCCGTCGTGCTCCTCTCCCTCCTCGCGGGGGCGCACCGCTCGGCCGACGACACACAGCGCACGGCCGCGCTCGTGGGACTGCTGCTCGGGGCGGAGCGGGACGGCACCGCGGCGGGGCTGCTCGGCCCGGGCCGCTGGAAGGTCGTGCACGCCTGGGCGAACGGGGCGTCCTCGCCCGCACCGGACCTGGCCACACCGCTGGTCGCGACGGACGGCTCCCTGACCCGCGCGCTCGTCCCGGCCGACCAGGACATCTCCCCCTGCGAAGGCTGCGCGCTGGGTGTCAGCGCGGCCGTGTCACCGGGCGACCTCCCCCTCGCCGACGCGCAGGCGGCGAGTGCGCTGGCCCGCGCCCGGGCGACCCGCTCCCCCCTCGCCCACCACCGCCCCGACGGGGCCGCGCCCCCCGCCCTGGCCCCGCTCCTCCCCCACCCCGCGCTCCTGGAGACCCTGCGCACGTGGCTCTCCGTGCACGGCAGCTGGGAGAACACGGCGGTGACCCTCGACATCCACCGCAACACGGTCCGCCAGCGCGTAGCCCGCTGCGCGGACCTCCTGAACGCGGACCTGAACGACCCGGACGTCCGCATGGAACTGTGGTTCGCGCTGCGGCATCTGTAG
- a CDS encoding sodium:solute symporter, with product MAVDYIVIVAYLAGMLAMGWWGMRRAKSKSDFLVAGRRLGPAMYSGTMAAIVLGGASTIGGVGLGYQYGLSGAWMVFTIGLGILALSLFFSARIARLKVYTVSEMLDLRYGGRAGLISGIVMWAYTLMLAVTSTIAYATIFDVLFDVPRTLAIVIGGTIVVAYSTLGGMWSITITDMVQFVVKTIGVLIILLPVAVVKAGGFSEMKEALPTSYFDPLGIGGETIFTYVLIYTFGMLIGQDIWQRVFTARTDKVARWGGTVSGVYCLAYAIGGAVIGTAAKVMYPTGLGTADEAFARIVKDELPVGVRGLVLAAALAAVMSTSSGALIACATVANNDIWKRLRGLPADSGDGHDEVKGNRLFILVMGAATIVTAIALNNVVEALTVAYNLLVGGLLVPILGGLLWKRGTAEGALASIAVGGLAVVGLMWHYGILANEAVYYGLAASLVTYVVVSLATKATDAAVLANWRDRLAGRGGETPEAASVAVSQ from the coding sequence ATGGCCGTCGACTACATCGTGATCGTCGCCTATCTGGCCGGAATGCTGGCCATGGGCTGGTGGGGCATGCGCCGCGCCAAGTCCAAGAGCGACTTCCTGGTCGCGGGCCGCAGGCTCGGCCCCGCCATGTACTCCGGCACGATGGCCGCCATCGTGCTCGGCGGCGCCTCCACCATCGGCGGCGTCGGCCTCGGCTACCAGTACGGCCTGTCCGGCGCCTGGATGGTCTTCACCATCGGCCTCGGCATCCTCGCCCTGTCGCTGTTCTTCTCGGCGCGCATCGCCCGCCTGAAGGTCTACACCGTCTCCGAGATGCTCGACCTGCGCTACGGCGGCCGGGCCGGACTGATCTCCGGCATCGTCATGTGGGCGTACACGCTGATGCTCGCGGTCACCTCGACCATCGCGTACGCCACGATCTTCGACGTCCTCTTCGACGTGCCGCGCACCCTGGCGATCGTCATCGGCGGCACCATCGTCGTCGCGTACTCGACGCTCGGCGGCATGTGGTCCATCACGATCACCGACATGGTGCAGTTCGTCGTGAAGACCATCGGCGTGCTGATCATCCTGCTGCCGGTCGCCGTCGTGAAGGCGGGCGGCTTCAGCGAGATGAAGGAAGCGCTGCCCACCTCGTACTTCGACCCGCTGGGCATCGGCGGCGAGACGATCTTCACGTACGTGCTGATCTACACGTTCGGCATGCTCATCGGCCAGGACATCTGGCAGCGCGTCTTCACCGCCCGCACCGACAAGGTCGCCCGCTGGGGCGGCACCGTCTCCGGCGTCTACTGCCTCGCCTACGCGATCGGCGGCGCCGTCATCGGCACCGCGGCCAAGGTCATGTACCCGACCGGGCTCGGCACCGCCGACGAGGCCTTCGCCCGCATCGTCAAGGACGAGCTGCCCGTCGGCGTCCGCGGCCTGGTCCTGGCCGCCGCGCTCGCCGCCGTCATGTCGACCTCGTCCGGCGCCCTCATCGCCTGCGCCACCGTCGCCAACAACGACATCTGGAAGCGGCTGCGCGGGCTGCCCGCCGACAGCGGTGACGGCCACGACGAGGTCAAGGGCAACCGCCTGTTCATCCTCGTCATGGGCGCCGCCACGATCGTCACCGCGATCGCCCTGAACAACGTCGTCGAGGCCCTCACCGTCGCCTACAACCTGCTCGTCGGCGGCCTCCTCGTGCCCATCCTCGGCGGCCTGCTGTGGAAGCGCGGCACCGCCGAGGGCGCCCTCGCCTCCATCGCCGTCGGCGGTCTCGCCGTCGTCGGCCTGATGTGGCACTACGGCATCCTCGCCAACGAGGCCGTCTACTACGGCCTGGCCGCGTCCCTCGTCACCTACGTGGTCGTCTCCCTGGCCACGAAGGCCACGGACGCCGCCGTCCTCGCCAACTGGCGCGACCGGCTCGCCGGCCGCGGCGGCGAGACCCCGGAGGCGGCCTCCGTGGCCGTGTCCCAGTAA
- the speB gene encoding agmatinase, protein MNSNETPRVPNGPTGAVGPVDSSRIPRYAGPATFARLPRLDEVTAADVAVVGVPFDTGVSYRPGARFGGNAIREASRLLRPYNPAQDASPFALAQVADAGDIAANPFNINEAVESIEAAADDLLGSGARMMTLGGDHTIALPLLRSVAKKHGPVALLHFDAHLDTWDTYFGAEYTHGTPFRRAVEEGILDTSALSHVGTRGPLYGKQDLTDDEKLGFGIVTSADVYRRGADEVADQLRQRIGDRPLYISIDIDCLDPAHAPGTGTPEAGGMTSRELLEILRGLSSCNLVSADVVEVAPAYDHAEITAVAASHTAYELTTIMSRQIASARGE, encoded by the coding sequence ATGAACAGCAACGAGACGCCCCGCGTTCCCAACGGCCCCACCGGCGCCGTCGGCCCGGTCGACTCCTCCCGTATCCCGCGGTACGCGGGCCCGGCCACGTTCGCCCGCCTGCCCCGCCTCGACGAGGTCACCGCCGCCGACGTCGCCGTCGTCGGCGTCCCCTTCGACACCGGCGTCTCCTACCGGCCCGGCGCCCGCTTCGGCGGCAACGCCATCCGCGAGGCCTCCCGCCTCCTGCGCCCCTACAACCCGGCGCAGGACGCGTCCCCCTTCGCGCTCGCCCAGGTCGCCGACGCCGGTGACATCGCGGCCAACCCGTTCAACATCAACGAGGCAGTCGAGAGCATCGAGGCCGCCGCCGACGACCTGCTCGGCTCCGGCGCCCGCATGATGACCCTCGGCGGCGACCACACCATCGCGCTGCCGCTGCTGCGCTCGGTCGCCAAGAAGCACGGCCCGGTCGCGCTGCTCCACTTCGACGCGCACCTCGACACCTGGGACACGTACTTCGGCGCCGAGTACACGCACGGCACGCCGTTCCGCCGCGCCGTCGAGGAGGGCATCCTCGACACCTCCGCGCTCTCCCACGTCGGCACCCGCGGCCCGCTCTACGGCAAGCAGGACCTCACCGACGACGAGAAGCTCGGCTTCGGCATCGTCACCTCGGCGGACGTCTACCGCCGCGGCGCCGACGAGGTCGCCGACCAGCTGCGCCAGCGCATCGGCGACCGCCCGCTGTACATCTCCATCGACATCGACTGCCTCGACCCGGCCCACGCCCCCGGCACCGGCACCCCCGAGGCGGGCGGCATGACCTCCCGCGAGCTCCTGGAGATCCTGCGCGGCCTCTCCTCCTGCAACCTGGTCTCCGCCGACGTCGTCGAGGTCGCCCCGGCCTACGACCACGCCGAGATCACCGCCGTCGCCGCCTCGCACACCGCGTACGAGCTGACGACGATCATGTCCCGGCAGATCGCGTCCGCTCGCGGCGAGTGA